A stretch of Aphelocoma coerulescens isolate FSJ_1873_10779 chromosome 1A, UR_Acoe_1.0, whole genome shotgun sequence DNA encodes these proteins:
- the C1QTNF6 gene encoding LOW QUALITY PROTEIN: complement C1q tumor necrosis factor-related protein 6 (The sequence of the model RefSeq protein was modified relative to this genomic sequence to represent the inferred CDS: inserted 1 base in 1 codon), with product MESTQSQGGRRRERRGXGAGPSPACAPSQQCLCQEPASLKPWARGPALQAEGSRRAGAGKRRGEPSAPGVTMDITCLRTSLTFLFLPLVVFGAPADEPNLTEPHPGACKRCCDSLDSATDTPPVPPSHHHFPYPVPEVRPYINITILKGEKGDRGEPGMPGKWGKEGPRGERGAQGQKGSKGQMGTAGDPCKHQYAAFSVGRKKALHSSEGFQVLIFDTVFVNLYSHFDMFNGKFYCSVGGLYYFSLNVHTWNFKETYMHIMHNEEEAVILYAQPSDRSIMQSQSLMLELQENDEIWVRLYKRERENAIYSDDVDVYITFSGYLVKPSTE from the exons ATGGAGAGCACCCAAAGccagggagggagaaggagggagaggagag agggagccGGTCCAAGCCCAGCTTGCGCACCCAGCCAGCAGTGCCTGTGCCAAGAGCCGGCTTCCTTAAAGCCATGGGCCCGGGGGCCGGCCCTGCAGGCAGAGGGGAGCCGGCgagcaggggctgggaagcGAAGAGGGGAGCCTTCGGCCCCCGGG GTCACCATGGACATAACCTGCCTGCGCACATCCCTGaccttcctttttctccctcttgtTGTGTTTGGGGCACCTGCTGACGAACCCAACCTCACAGAACCACACCCTGGTGCTTGCAAGCGCTGTTGTGACTCACTGGACTCTGCCACAGATACCCcaccagtccctcccagccatCACCACTTTCCCTACCCAGTGCCAGAGGTCCGTCCCTATATCAACATCACCATTCTGAAGG GAGAGAAAGGAGACCGGGGAGAGCCGGGGATGCCGGGGAAATGGGGCAAAGAAGGACCACGAGGCGAGCGGGGTGCCCAGGGCCAGAAAGGCAGTAAGGGGCAGATGGGCACAGCGGGAGACCCCTGCAAGCACCAGTACGCTGCGTTCTCCGTCGGTCGCAAGAAAGCGCTGCACAGCAGCGAGGGCTTCCAGGTCCTGATCTTTGACACCGTCTTCGTCAACCTCTACAGCCACTTCGACATGTTCAATGGCAAATTCTACTGCTCAGTGGGTGGACTTTACTATTTCAGCCTCAATGTCCACACCTGGAACTTCAAGGAGACCTACATGCACATCATGCACAATGAAGAAGAGGCGGTCATCCTGTACGCCCAGCCCAGTGACCGCAGCATCATGCAGAGCCAGAGCCTCATGCTGGAGCTCCAGGAAAATGATGAGATCTGGGTGAGGCTCTACAAGCGGGAGCGGGAGAATGCCATTTACAGTGATGATGTTGATGTGTACATCACCTTCAGCGGGTACTTGGTCAAGCCCAGCACTGAATAa
- the SSTR3 gene encoding somatostatin receptor type 3, translated as MDTSAFSLPTPAVSEEGNASSSWTGFTTPNSSSTVSPGVVVSGVLIPVVYLIVCVVGLAGNSLVIYVVLRHSVSESVTNVYILNLALADELFMLGLPFLAAQNALSYWPFGSFMCRLVMAVDAINQFTSIFCLTVMSVDRYLAVVHPGKSSKWRTARVAKAVSATVWVLSSIVVLPVVVFSDVPLGMSTCHIQWPEPASVWRAGFIVYTATLGFFGPLLVICLCYLLIVVKVRSSGRRVRALSSKHKLSERRVTRMVVTVVAVFVLCWLPFYVLNIINVVCPLPEEPSLFGVYFLVVVLPYANSCANPIIYGFLSYRFKQGFRRAIFRPSRRVQSQDVPACPPEKIDDEKEEGEISKITQNGNDRQECPLSSGEGKSNEQKPLPEEPAGCEKSNKLHVSYL; from the coding sequence ATGGACACCTCTGCTTTTAGCCTCCCCACGCCGGCAGTGTCGGAGGAGGGGAATGCCTCCAGTAGCTGGACAGGCTTCACCACCCCCAACAGCTCCTCCACCGTCAGCCCTGGTGTAGTTGTCAGCGGTGTCCTCATCCCCGTGGTCTACCTCATTGTCTGTGTggtggggctggctgggaattccctggtCATTTATGTGGTCCTGCGGCACTCCGTGAGCGAGTCGGTGACCAATGTCTACATCTTGAACCTAGCCCTGGCTGATGAGCTCTTCATGCTGGGCCTGCCGTTCCTGGCTGCGCAAAATGCCCTGTCCTACTGGCCATTTGGTTCTTTCATGTGCCGCCTGGTGATGGCCGTGGATGCCATCAACCAGTTCACCAGCATCTTCTGCCTGACGGTGATGAGCGTTGACCGCTACCTGGCTGTGGTCCACCCAGGGAAGTCCTCCAAATGGAGGACAGCACGGGTGGCCAAGGCCGTGAGTGCAACCGTGTGGGTGCTGTCTTCCATAGTGGTGCTGCCCGTGGTTGTCTTCTCAGATGTCCCTTTAGGGATGAGTACATGCCACATCCAGTGGCCAGAGCCTGCCTCGGTGTGGAGAGCTGGCTTCATCGTCTACACTGCTACCCTGGGCTTCTTCGGACCCCTGCTGGTGATTTGTCTCTGCTATCTCCTGATCGTTGTGAAGGTTCGCTCCTCTGGCAGGCGGGTGAGGGCTCTGTCCTCCAAGCACAAGCTTTCAGAGCGCAGAGTGACCCGCATGGTGGTGACTGTGGTGGCTGTCTTCGTCCTTTGCTGGCTCCCCTTCTATGTCCTCAACATAATCAATGTTGTTTGCCCACTACCAGAGGAGCCATCCCTCTTTGGAGTCTACTTCCTTGTGGTGGTGCTGCCGTATGCCAACAGCTGCGCCAATCCCATCATCTATGGCTTCCTCTCCTACCGCTTCAAGCAGGGCTTCCGCAGGGCCATCTTCAGGCCATCCCGCCGAGTCCAGAGCCAGGACGTGCCAGCATGCCCCCCAGAGAAGATTGATgatgaaaaggaagagggtgagATCAGCAAGATCACCCAGAATGGAAATGACAGGCAGGAGTGTCCTCTAAgcagtggagaaggaaaaagcaatgaGCAAAAACCGCTCCCTGAGGAGCCTGCGGGATGCGAAAAGAGCAACAAGTTGCATGTCAGTTATTTATGA
- the IL2RB gene encoding interleukin-2 receptor subunit beta → MKPSLLLLSHLCLFSLMPPSWASDSAQGASSLTCWYDSRAALFCNWDPGRDLVEAPCQLEILSKNGFCDSSLELFPPPEKRKKHCTLLKAEDMTGLRRCNKTFNQNVNNQCFTISDRLDLSVHCHTGENKNKIPVEIKNFNPFANIKLRPPGNLQLANITENTSNLTWSLNISSHYLEGSREYQVRYRHMSQSWEEAANLPIEQDQMWANFERLSPNSKYEAAVRARPSARSIYKGVWSDWSKPILWRTHADRKDQSETSQPVLPVLIVSTFLFVIIGTAFLINLRTLKWFKKILKIHIPDPEKFFPPLVSVHGGDIQKWLSSPFSTSSYCLNSTIPEISVLEVMQKNDQESRFLLSKGTLTPDSSVETSVQSGSSCYTNQGYFFFHLSNSFEIQPCQVYFTYEPFTQEGSGSKDGECYQALPSPDLCTLAEDMNGLPSNFFHCIEATQGSQNSSFMEQTEGEAQQAVAVPRALQSSEGTSPTPFLEQDEKVMDKAVSQPFGPVCQLDTDFPDPPDLQDSDTVTVMEGSGKGGPPTDPCTPAASATSAFSQPPPLRQRQDEDPCKTAFSSQVPNTGAYLSLRDLQSQYSHCSV, encoded by the exons ATGAAGCCTTCATTGCTGCTTCTGTCTCACCTCTGCCTGTTCAGCCTCATGCCTCCCTCGTGGGCATCAGACTCGGCGCAAG GTGCCTCCAGCCTCACTTGCTGGTATGACTCACGGGCAGCTCTCTTCTGCAACTGGGACCCGGGCAGGGATCTGGTTGAAGCACCCTGCCAGCTGGAGATTTTATCAAAGAATGGTTTTTGTGACAG CTCACTGGAGTTATTTCCCCCACCTGAAAAACGCAAGAAGCACTGCACATTACTCAAGGCAGAGGATATGACAGGGCTGAGGAGATGCAACAAAACCTTCAACCAAAACGTTAAT AATCAGTGCTTCACCATTTCAGACCGTCTCGACTTGTCTGTCCATTGCCACACTGGAGAGAATAAGAACAAAATACCTGTGGAAATAAAAAACTTCAATCCATTTGCAAATA TAAAGCTGAGGCCTCCAGGAAACCTTCAGCTGGCTAACATAACTGAAAATACCTCCAACCTAACATGGAGCCTGAATATTTCCTCTCACTATTTGGAGGGGAGTCGGGAGTACCAAGTGCGGTACCGACACATGAGTCAGTCCTGGGAG gaggCTGCGAACTTGCCCATTGAACAGGACCAGATGTGGGCAAATTTTGAGAGACTCTCACCCAACTCGAAATACGAGGCAGCTGTCCGTGCAAGACCGAGTGCCAGAAGCATCTACAAAGGCGTGTGGAGTGACTGGAGCAAGCCGATCCTGTGGAGGACACACGCTGACCGTAAGGATCAGTCAG AAACATCCCAGCCAGTCCTGCCAGTTCTTATAGTGAGCACTTTCCTCTTCGTGATCATTGGGACTGCCTTCCTTATTAACTTACGGACCCTGAAATG GTTTAAGAAGATCCTGAAGATTCACATCCCAGACCCTGAGAAGTTCTTTCCCCCACTCGTTTCGGTGCACGGTGGTGACATTCAG AAATGGCTCTCCTCCCCATTCTCCACATCTTCCTACTGCTTGAACAGCACAATCCCAGAGATCTCCGTACTCGAGGTGATGCAGAAGAATGACCAGGAATCCCGGTTTCTACTTTCCAAGGGAACCCTGACTCCTGATTCTTCCGTAGAAACCAGTGTGCAATCTGGATCCAGCTGCTACACCAACCAAGGCTACTTCTTCTTCCACCTCTCCAACTCCTTTGAGATCCAGCCCTGTCAGGTCTACTTCACCTACGAGCCTTTCACCCAGGAGGGCAGTGGCAGCAAGGATGGCGAGTGTTACCAGGCTCTCCCCTCCCCAGACCTCTGCACGCTGGCAGAGGACATGAACGGGTTGCCCAGCAACTTCTTCCACTGTATCGAGGCAACCCAGGGCTCCCAAAACAGCTCCTTCATGGAACAGACAGAAGGTGAAGCCCAGCAGGCCGTGGCTGTTCCTAGGGCTCTCCAGTCAAGTGAAGGCACCTCACCAACACCGTTTCTGGAACAGGATGAGAAGGTGATGGACAAAGCAGTTTCACAACCTTTTGGGCCCGTGTGCCAGCTGGACACTGACTTTCCTGACCCACCGGACCTGCAGGACAGCGATACTGTCACTGTAATGGAGGGGAGTGGGAAGGGGGGCCCTCCAACTGACCCCTGCACACCAGCAGCAAGTGCTACCTCTGCCTTCTCCCAGCCTCCACCTCTAAGGCAAAGGCAGGATGAGGATCCATGCAAAACAGCCTTCTCCAGCCAGGTCCCAAACACTGGTGCCTACCTTTCTCTGAGGGACCTCCAGAGCCAGTACAGCCATTGCTCTGTCTAG